In one window of Posidoniimonas corsicana DNA:
- a CDS encoding condensation domain-containing protein: MTSITEEPAASPPARKQRLFPAHLAPIDKFLLDDDIPRYPMTYVIQLDCEGAFDRDDFEAALDGAIERHPYLTAKIGPGKRGMLSWIDGGADRPLLDWGGYDDPIVPPGGEPIDIRNEIGLRLWVRQDERRSKLVFQWHHSVTDGTGAFRFMGDLFVLYDQSKGGKKSKMLTLDPTLLRERRGRMARAYTAGNKRAVRAELWNQLREVFTRWAAPLAPRADKSAASFPGVMIHTLPKDETAQLRAVADKAHVMLNDLLLERLFQSLAVWNSMHVRRTSKRPLRVMMPTDLRESSETEMPAANMVGYTFISRKAEECTDSDALLRSIANETDQIKHSQRGKGFIDAITASEVVPWAIPLLLHRGWCLATAVLTNNGDPARRMNARLPRDGGRLASGGVVVTRFSGVPPLRERTNVVLSAMTYAKELTLSVRCSPQEFGDEESQQFLDLYLAKLRELLPQQPE, encoded by the coding sequence ATGACCTCGATCACCGAAGAGCCCGCCGCCTCTCCTCCCGCGAGGAAGCAGCGGCTGTTCCCCGCGCACCTGGCGCCGATCGACAAGTTTCTGCTCGACGACGACATCCCCCGCTACCCGATGACCTATGTCATCCAGCTGGACTGCGAGGGGGCGTTCGACCGTGACGACTTTGAGGCCGCGCTAGACGGCGCCATCGAGCGACACCCTTACCTCACCGCCAAGATCGGGCCGGGCAAGCGTGGCATGCTGAGCTGGATCGACGGTGGCGCCGATCGTCCGCTCCTCGATTGGGGCGGCTACGACGATCCGATCGTCCCGCCGGGCGGCGAGCCGATCGACATCCGCAATGAAATCGGGCTGCGGCTCTGGGTCCGCCAGGACGAACGGCGTTCGAAGCTCGTGTTCCAGTGGCACCACAGCGTGACTGACGGCACCGGCGCCTTCCGATTCATGGGCGACCTGTTCGTGTTGTACGACCAAAGCAAGGGCGGCAAAAAGAGCAAGATGCTGACGCTCGACCCGACCCTGCTCCGCGAGCGGCGCGGACGGATGGCTAGGGCCTACACCGCGGGCAACAAGCGGGCCGTCCGCGCCGAGTTGTGGAACCAACTCCGCGAGGTGTTCACCCGCTGGGCGGCGCCGCTGGCGCCGCGGGCCGACAAGAGCGCCGCGAGCTTCCCCGGCGTGATGATCCACACCCTGCCCAAGGACGAGACCGCCCAGCTGCGCGCCGTCGCCGACAAAGCGCACGTAATGCTCAACGACCTGCTGCTCGAACGGCTGTTCCAGTCGCTAGCCGTATGGAACAGCATGCACGTCCGCCGGACGTCCAAGCGGCCCCTGCGGGTGATGATGCCCACCGACCTCCGCGAGTCGAGCGAAACCGAGATGCCGGCCGCCAACATGGTGGGCTACACGTTCATCTCGCGAAAGGCCGAGGAGTGCACGGACTCCGACGCGTTGCTCCGCAGCATCGCCAATGAAACCGACCAGATCAAACACTCGCAGCGAGGCAAAGGCTTCATCGACGCCATCACCGCGTCGGAGGTCGTCCCGTGGGCGATCCCGCTGCTGCTGCACCGCGGCTGGTGCCTGGCGACCGCGGTGCTTACCAATAACGGCGACCCAGCCCGGCGGATGAACGCCCGCCTCCCACGAGACGGCGGCCGCTTGGCATCAGGCGGCGTAGTGGTGACGCGGTTCAGCGGCGTGCCGCCGCTCCGCGAACGGACGAACGTCGTCCTCTCGGCCATGACCTATGCGAAGGAATTGACCCTCTCGGTCCGCTGCTCACCGCAGGAGTTCGGCGACGAGGAATCCCAGCAGTTCCTCGACCTCTATCTCGCAAAACTGCGTGAGCTGCTCCCGCAGCAGCCAGAGTGA
- a CDS encoding metal-dependent hydrolase: MATHLTWLGHNTWSLETGGYKVLIDPFLDDNPKAPIKAEEAEADFIVVSHGHFDHIADAAPIAQRTGAVVLANFEVANWLQQQGVAEDKVVGMNPGGGIDQPFGRLKMTIAHHSSSLPDGAYGGVACGLLFEVEAMRLYFACDTALFSDMKLIAAGGLDLAVLPIGDLFTMGPADSIEAVRLLAPKRVAPCHFGTWPPIEQDASAWAGEVRRSTDAEPLTPAIGERIAL; the protein is encoded by the coding sequence ATGGCAACCCACCTGACTTGGCTCGGCCACAACACCTGGAGCCTCGAGACCGGCGGCTACAAGGTGCTGATCGATCCGTTCCTGGACGACAACCCCAAGGCGCCCATCAAGGCCGAAGAGGCCGAGGCCGATTTCATCGTGGTCTCGCACGGTCACTTCGATCACATTGCCGACGCGGCGCCGATCGCCCAACGCACCGGCGCCGTTGTGCTGGCAAACTTCGAGGTGGCCAACTGGTTGCAGCAACAGGGCGTGGCGGAGGACAAGGTTGTTGGCATGAACCCCGGCGGCGGAATCGACCAGCCGTTTGGGCGGCTCAAGATGACGATCGCTCACCACTCGAGCAGCCTGCCTGATGGCGCCTATGGCGGAGTTGCCTGCGGGTTGCTGTTCGAAGTAGAAGCGATGCGGCTCTACTTCGCCTGCGACACGGCCCTGTTCTCGGACATGAAGCTGATCGCCGCGGGCGGGCTGGACCTAGCGGTTCTGCCGATCGGCGACCTGTTCACCATGGGCCCGGCCGATTCGATCGAGGCGGTCCGGCTGCTCGCTCCGAAGCGCGTCGCGCCCTGCCACTTCGGCACCTGGCCGCCGATCGAGCAGGACGCGTCGGCCTGGGCCGGCGAGGTGCGGCGTAGCACGGACGCCGAGCCGCTAACCCCCGCCATCGGCGAGCGGATTGCACTGTAG
- a CDS encoding FecR domain-containing protein encodes MVRLTSHSTTTLKDGDPLGAGVFRLSDGEKATLRFCSGSQLYCEGPCKLDLVSPRLVTLAHGKVTADVPRPAIGFTVLTKRVQVTDLGTRFGVNVDNNEEVDVVVFDGEVNLADREGKVELPEGLFAGEALRVGESERFERLVSIGHDHQSETWDSSWQTDTNLRRSVFTSVTDNLARDSEPHFYGITPRGLIEDARAYSDRVHEWNSLPASPLPAWLKGADLIRRFNSRKYEHSSQLEVNVTVSTDCVLYVLWDCRCKPLAWLKQRFKNTHYIIGMDEGPYRDGVDTLDTGPGKSIDTTYAVWAARIGANEVVRLGPVENEHLAQYKNLYGIAAKPVERLSPEYFPLLFGPDEG; translated from the coding sequence GTGGTCAGACTCACTTCCCACAGCACCACGACTCTCAAGGACGGCGATCCACTCGGCGCTGGCGTCTTCCGGCTGTCTGACGGTGAGAAGGCGACTCTCAGATTCTGTTCTGGTTCTCAGCTCTACTGCGAGGGCCCGTGTAAACTCGACCTAGTCTCGCCCCGCTTAGTCACGCTGGCACACGGCAAGGTGACCGCCGACGTGCCGCGCCCCGCTATCGGGTTCACCGTGCTAACCAAGCGGGTGCAGGTCACCGATCTCGGCACCCGTTTTGGCGTTAACGTCGACAACAATGAGGAGGTCGACGTCGTTGTGTTCGATGGAGAGGTGAACCTGGCCGATCGTGAAGGCAAAGTTGAGCTGCCCGAAGGCCTTTTCGCAGGCGAGGCGTTGCGGGTTGGAGAATCGGAGCGTTTTGAGCGGTTGGTGAGCATCGGACATGACCACCAGTCCGAGACCTGGGACAGCAGTTGGCAGACCGACACGAACCTACGCCGCAGCGTCTTCACTAGCGTGACCGACAACCTGGCGCGCGACAGCGAGCCGCACTTTTACGGGATAACCCCTCGGGGCCTCATAGAGGACGCCCGAGCTTACAGCGACCGCGTCCACGAGTGGAACAGCTTGCCAGCAAGCCCACTGCCCGCGTGGCTGAAGGGCGCCGACCTCATCCGTCGCTTCAATAGCAGGAAGTACGAGCACTCGTCCCAGCTGGAAGTCAATGTGACCGTCAGCACCGACTGCGTGCTCTACGTGCTCTGGGACTGCCGGTGCAAACCGCTCGCTTGGCTGAAGCAGCGGTTCAAGAACACCCACTACATCATTGGGATGGACGAGGGCCCGTACCGGGACGGCGTTGACACCCTCGACACTGGTCCGGGGAAGAGCATCGACACCACCTACGCCGTCTGGGCGGCAAGGATCGGAGCTAACGAAGTCGTCCGACTCGGTCCGGTCGAGAACGAGCACCTGGCGCAATACAAGAACCTCTACGGCATCGCCGCTAAGCCCGTGGAGCGACTGTCCCCTGAGTACTTCCCGCTCTTGTTCGGTCCAGACGAAGGATGA
- a CDS encoding RNA polymerase sigma factor, producing MTDSQLIIAARRGDGHAWRELYTRWMPWVWRYAYSLVQDAHAAEDVTSEAMTAWVRNFDQTGVDAPQAAAWLRSVIRHKCADHHRRGARFRKAAEGVSRTLEWDAVEPPAANLERQEQREQVRQAMQSLKKRHRLLLEWKYAEGMSVRQIAERLGATEKSVEASLYRARREFRRTYDELTPSEPAAADDHLQQLSEEHRAFLREGAE from the coding sequence TTGACCGACAGCCAGTTAATCATTGCCGCCCGGCGGGGCGATGGCCACGCCTGGCGTGAGCTCTACACGCGGTGGATGCCGTGGGTGTGGCGGTACGCGTATTCCCTGGTTCAGGACGCCCACGCGGCGGAGGACGTCACGAGTGAGGCGATGACCGCCTGGGTGCGCAACTTTGATCAAACCGGCGTGGACGCCCCGCAGGCTGCTGCCTGGCTGAGGAGTGTCATTCGCCACAAGTGTGCGGACCACCACCGCCGCGGGGCCCGATTCCGCAAGGCGGCGGAAGGCGTTTCCAGGACCCTGGAATGGGACGCGGTCGAGCCGCCCGCCGCCAACCTTGAGCGGCAAGAGCAGCGGGAGCAGGTGCGGCAAGCGATGCAGAGCCTAAAGAAACGCCACCGACTCTTGCTGGAGTGGAAGTACGCTGAGGGTATGAGTGTCCGGCAGATAGCAGAGCGGCTGGGGGCCACCGAAAAGTCGGTTGAGGCCTCATTGTACCGAGCGCGGCGTGAGTTTCGTCGCACATACGACGAGCTCACACCGAGCGAGCCCGCCGCCGCGGACGACCATCTGCAGCAGCTCAGCGAAGAGCACCGCGCGTTCTTGAGGGAGGGCGCCGAATGA
- a CDS encoding DNA-binding transcriptional regulator, which translates to MPKKIALLIESSRGYGRDLLRGVAAYTRTHGPYSIYRHERSLGDAVPSWLENWRGDGVIARIETPELAGFLADSGLPVVDLRDKIRLTGVPSIETNDQSVARLACEHFLERGIRNFAYCGFQGLNFSSRREAFTVAYLAEVGVSPSVYNSPGGVSTDTATTEAEGIVHQNKLAEWLRSLPKHTGLIACNDIRGAQVLGVCREVGISVPDDLSVVGVDDDRLVCELTTPPMSSVATDAYRIGYMAAEMLAGMMLGVAPSGDKFFVDARSVVARHSSDLLAISDEDVASAIRFIRDHANEGVSVDDVAAAVSLSRSTLDRRFAQHAGTTVKAEITRVRIERLKQLLVDTDYPLSAIANMVGFSHVEYMLTMFKQHTGDTPGQFRRLYQSLRGESTQQF; encoded by the coding sequence ATGCCCAAAAAGATCGCTCTACTGATCGAGTCGTCGCGGGGGTACGGGCGGGACTTGCTGCGTGGGGTTGCGGCATACACGCGGACTCACGGGCCGTACTCCATCTATCGCCACGAACGCTCGCTCGGCGACGCCGTGCCGTCCTGGCTGGAAAACTGGCGGGGCGACGGCGTGATCGCGCGGATCGAGACGCCGGAACTCGCTGGGTTCCTGGCCGACTCTGGCCTTCCTGTTGTGGACTTACGCGACAAGATCCGTCTGACAGGAGTGCCAAGCATCGAAACCAACGACCAGTCAGTGGCTCGCCTAGCCTGCGAGCACTTCTTGGAGCGTGGCATCCGAAACTTTGCATACTGCGGGTTCCAAGGTCTTAACTTTTCCAGCCGCCGAGAGGCGTTCACCGTCGCGTACCTCGCTGAGGTTGGCGTTTCGCCAAGTGTCTACAACAGTCCCGGAGGAGTGTCGACGGATACCGCCACGACCGAAGCCGAAGGCATCGTTCATCAAAACAAGCTCGCCGAGTGGCTCCGGTCCCTTCCGAAGCACACCGGCCTGATTGCTTGTAATGACATCCGTGGAGCTCAGGTTCTAGGCGTCTGTCGAGAGGTTGGCATTTCGGTGCCCGACGATCTTTCTGTAGTGGGAGTCGACGACGACCGGCTGGTGTGCGAACTGACAACGCCGCCGATGAGCAGTGTCGCGACAGACGCGTACCGCATCGGCTACATGGCTGCCGAGATGCTGGCCGGAATGATGCTGGGAGTCGCCCCTTCTGGAGATAAGTTCTTCGTAGACGCAAGGTCGGTCGTCGCCCGTCACTCCTCCGACCTTCTCGCGATCAGTGATGAGGATGTCGCCTCGGCAATCCGATTCATCCGTGACCACGCGAACGAAGGCGTGTCCGTCGATGATGTCGCGGCCGCTGTAAGCCTGTCGAGAAGCACGCTCGACCGACGTTTCGCTCAGCATGCGGGCACAACGGTGAAGGCGGAGATCACCCGGGTACGCATCGAGCGTCTGAAGCAGCTTCTTGTCGACACCGACTACCCACTGTCGGCCATTGCCAACATGGTCGGCTTTTCGCACGTGGAGTACATGTTGACGATGTTCAAGCAACACACCGGCGACACCCCGGGCCAATTTAGGCGACTGTACCAGTCGCTACGGGGCGAAAGCACTCAGCAGTTTTGA
- a CDS encoding DUF1559 domain-containing protein translates to MLVAFRKNPARAFTLVELLVVIAIIGVLVALLLPAVQAARAAARRTQCQNNMKQVGLALLNYHSTNGEFPPSSQWPVGADGKPQGLTSAKFAGHLANWVIICLPYMEEQSTYDAFDLNLPIPDPLNEAARSTRISGLMCPEDPNAQVNFQGNTKASTNHFGPNWGRCNYAANASLGAMSTNGHGSFSAGGKQAPGWKDYRLRGVMGANSSISIAKITDGTSHTILAGEIRAGLYTFDVRGVWALGGSPSALWRHGYYGDAAGPNSPGDEADDFIGCTDVTLEFGSKPGLAREKMGCIQRTGNMQQTARSLHHGGVFVTFADGSVHFVRDDVEIRVDGITENPPYVSVWDRLNLSADGEVLSGDFF, encoded by the coding sequence ATGTTGGTTGCGTTCAGAAAGAACCCGGCGCGGGCATTCACCCTTGTGGAGCTGCTAGTAGTCATCGCCATTATCGGCGTGCTGGTGGCGTTGTTGCTACCGGCGGTTCAGGCGGCCCGAGCGGCGGCGCGCCGTACCCAGTGCCAGAACAACATGAAGCAGGTCGGTCTGGCGTTGCTGAACTACCACTCCACCAATGGAGAGTTTCCTCCCAGCTCACAGTGGCCTGTCGGCGCCGACGGAAAGCCACAAGGGCTCACATCCGCCAAGTTCGCCGGGCACCTAGCCAACTGGGTCATAATCTGCCTGCCCTACATGGAAGAGCAGTCGACCTACGACGCGTTCGACCTCAACCTTCCGATTCCCGATCCGCTCAATGAGGCCGCACGGTCGACCAGGATTTCCGGCCTGATGTGCCCCGAGGACCCGAACGCGCAGGTGAATTTCCAGGGGAATACGAAAGCATCGACGAACCACTTCGGCCCCAACTGGGGACGGTGCAACTACGCGGCCAACGCGTCGTTGGGCGCTATGTCTACCAACGGGCACGGCTCGTTCAGCGCAGGTGGCAAGCAGGCGCCGGGTTGGAAAGACTACCGGCTCCGCGGAGTCATGGGCGCCAATTCGTCGATTAGCATCGCCAAGATCACTGATGGGACGAGCCACACGATCCTCGCGGGCGAGATCCGTGCCGGTCTTTATACCTTCGACGTACGCGGCGTGTGGGCGCTCGGAGGATCCCCGAGCGCGCTCTGGCGTCACGGCTACTACGGAGACGCAGCGGGGCCGAACTCTCCTGGTGATGAGGCCGACGACTTTATTGGCTGCACCGACGTAACCCTGGAGTTCGGTTCCAAGCCCGGCCTCGCGCGAGAGAAGATGGGCTGCATTCAACGGACCGGCAACATGCAGCAGACCGCTCGCAGCCTGCACCACGGCGGCGTGTTCGTCACGTTCGCCGACGGGAGCGTCCACTTCGTTCGGGACGACGTTGAGATACGTGTGGATGGGATCACCGAGAACCCGCCGTACGTGTCGGTTTGGGACCGCCTTAACCTTTCGGCGGATGGCGAAGTCCTCAGTGGGGACTTCTTCTAA
- a CDS encoding 3-keto-disaccharide hydrolase translates to MIHDLERPQPPVVQPGKLSLPTPKPSDARVLFDGSDLSQWRSFDGGSPKWVIRDDYMESVPDSGKLLTAEGFGDIQLHLEWASPAHPSGAGQDRGNSGVFLMGEYEIQILDSYQSATYPDGQAAAIYGQYPPLANACLPPGEWQSFDILFRRPRFDHQGEVVEPARLSVIHNGVWVQVDRELWGPTSWLMNFPYEPHAERLPLALQDHGNPVRFRNIWVRELPEQTTPPSRNLRPHVHVAAERLETLVGDYGIGEKESLFRVTMQNGRLKFKAPGRLPLELVPENANTFRLRYTAGRVVFRRDDQGQGAQVQFYLGGKEYLSRRTNSPQNDGVAAGAADSSNSLGEANATTQL, encoded by the coding sequence TTGATCCACGATCTGGAGCGCCCCCAGCCGCCGGTTGTGCAGCCCGGCAAGCTCTCTCTCCCTACCCCCAAGCCATCTGATGCTCGGGTGTTGTTTGATGGGAGCGACCTTAGCCAGTGGCGCAGCTTCGACGGCGGGTCGCCCAAGTGGGTGATCCGAGACGACTATATGGAGTCGGTACCCGACAGCGGCAAACTGCTCACCGCCGAGGGCTTCGGGGACATCCAACTCCACCTTGAGTGGGCGTCGCCTGCCCACCCCTCCGGGGCTGGGCAAGACCGCGGCAATAGCGGAGTGTTCCTGATGGGCGAGTACGAGATCCAGATACTGGACTCCTACCAGTCGGCCACCTACCCCGATGGCCAAGCCGCGGCCATCTACGGCCAGTATCCTCCGTTGGCCAACGCATGCCTTCCGCCGGGCGAATGGCAGTCGTTCGATATTCTGTTCCGACGTCCCCGGTTCGACCACCAAGGGGAAGTCGTTGAGCCCGCAAGACTTAGCGTGATCCACAACGGCGTATGGGTTCAGGTCGATCGAGAGCTGTGGGGGCCTACCTCCTGGCTCATGAACTTCCCTTACGAGCCACACGCGGAACGGCTGCCATTGGCGCTTCAAGACCACGGCAACCCGGTTCGCTTCCGGAATATCTGGGTCCGAGAGCTCCCAGAACAAACGACGCCACCGTCGAGAAACCTGCGTCCGCACGTTCATGTCGCTGCCGAGAGGCTCGAGACACTGGTGGGAGACTATGGCATCGGGGAGAAGGAGAGCCTCTTCCGAGTCACGATGCAAAACGGACGCCTCAAGTTCAAGGCGCCGGGAAGGCTCCCCCTGGAGCTCGTTCCAGAAAACGCAAACACCTTCCGGCTGCGGTACACGGCGGGTCGTGTTGTCTTCCGTCGCGACGACCAAGGACAGGGCGCCCAGGTGCAGTTCTACCTCGGCGGAAAAGAGTATCTCTCCCGGCGAACCAACTCCCCTCAGAACGACGGTGTGGCGGCTGGCGCGGCGGATTCGAGCAACAGCCTCGGCGAGGCAAACGCGACAACCCAGCTCTAA
- a CDS encoding sigma-70 family RNA polymerase sigma factor has protein sequence MTDGPTFSTQEGAISRNESESEFVRLLTGAQCSLRGYILALLAGQKKEADDVLQSTNMTIWEKRAEYDHSKPFLPWAMAFAFHRIQAFRRDAARNRLVFSDTLIEMLHAYSEQSLANPPGAQDHLRDCLEKLTPAEQDLIHKRYYGRCSVESLSSMVSKSAGSVANRLFRIREKLRNCIQFGIVQSGHEG, from the coding sequence ATGACCGACGGACCGACTTTTTCCACTCAAGAAGGAGCCATTTCACGCAACGAATCAGAGTCTGAGTTCGTCCGCCTGCTAACCGGCGCCCAGTGTTCATTGCGGGGGTACATACTGGCCCTCCTGGCCGGTCAGAAGAAGGAGGCCGACGACGTGCTGCAGAGCACCAACATGACAATCTGGGAAAAGCGCGCAGAGTACGACCATTCGAAGCCATTCCTCCCGTGGGCGATGGCCTTCGCGTTCCATCGAATCCAGGCGTTCCGACGCGACGCCGCCCGCAACCGCTTGGTGTTTAGCGACACGTTAATCGAAATGCTCCACGCCTACTCCGAGCAGTCGCTCGCGAATCCACCGGGGGCGCAGGACCACCTTCGCGACTGCCTGGAGAAGCTCACGCCCGCCGAACAGGACTTGATCCACAAGCGGTACTACGGGCGGTGCTCGGTGGAGTCGCTTTCGTCAATGGTGAGCAAGTCTGCTGGGAGCGTCGCGAACAGGCTCTTCCGGATCCGCGAGAAGCTTCGGAACTGCATCCAGTTCGGTATCGTACAATCGGGGCACGAAGGATGA
- a CDS encoding DUF4914 family protein, with the protein MTILEAAEQAGRLHLAGSVEELLALATPDAALGLGEVRPDGYYTVGYDVKGEFVPEAEVCRTKNGIAANYLDPYMRRRDPDCMLVGDGAATDKPTFETRFGESFDGLREETLDWLKHQPIACFFFRTGLPDNPLNAVAIAPANAGFFALGLAMLQGIVPLDEVRKAGADYHHGAIVYVAPPFRHTHFDGKQVVVHNRRFEDNIDLHELFSYNLYPGPSAKKGVYGMLLTLGERDEQPWTTAHCSTVVVVTPYENQTVIMHEGASGGGKSEMLEQMHRQADGTLLLGENLVTGDARKLTLPRGCDLLPVTDDMALCHPALQKHEGPVKKLSLIDAENAWFVRVNHIHQYGVDPALEGITVAPEGPLLFLNIDAKPGSTALIWEHTLDEPGKPCPNPRVVVPREYVPNVVKKPVEVDIRSFGVRCPPCTAEHPTYGIMGLFHVLPPSLAWLWRLVAPRGHGNPSIVDQGGMQSEGVGSFWPFATGRKVDQANILLDQVMSTSSTQFVLIPNQHIGCWKVGFAPQWIAREYLARRGASPFRPGDLSPARCPLLGFHKETLQVEGQTIGKWFMDVSQQPEVGEQAYDTGATILTEFFHSQLREFLVDDLRPLGKQIIEACLDDASADQYAAIEG; encoded by the coding sequence ATGACGATCCTCGAAGCCGCTGAGCAGGCCGGTCGGCTGCATTTGGCGGGCAGTGTCGAGGAATTGCTGGCGCTCGCCACCCCAGACGCCGCGCTGGGCCTCGGCGAGGTGCGTCCTGACGGATACTACACGGTCGGCTACGACGTCAAAGGCGAGTTCGTGCCCGAGGCCGAGGTCTGCCGGACCAAGAACGGCATCGCGGCCAATTACCTGGACCCCTACATGCGGCGCCGCGACCCGGACTGCATGCTCGTGGGCGACGGCGCCGCCACCGACAAGCCGACCTTCGAAACCCGCTTCGGTGAGTCATTCGATGGGCTGCGTGAGGAAACTCTCGACTGGCTGAAGCACCAGCCGATCGCCTGCTTCTTTTTCCGCACCGGGCTGCCCGACAACCCCCTCAACGCGGTGGCCATCGCGCCGGCCAACGCAGGCTTCTTCGCGCTCGGTCTGGCGATGCTCCAAGGCATCGTGCCGCTCGACGAGGTCCGCAAGGCGGGGGCCGACTACCACCACGGTGCGATCGTGTACGTGGCTCCGCCGTTCAGGCACACCCACTTCGACGGCAAGCAGGTGGTGGTGCACAACCGCAGGTTCGAAGACAACATCGACCTGCACGAGCTGTTCAGCTACAACCTCTACCCCGGCCCGTCCGCCAAGAAGGGCGTTTACGGCATGCTGCTGACGCTCGGCGAACGCGACGAGCAGCCGTGGACCACGGCCCACTGCTCGACCGTCGTCGTGGTTACGCCCTACGAAAACCAGACCGTCATCATGCACGAGGGCGCGTCGGGCGGCGGCAAGAGCGAGATGCTCGAGCAGATGCACCGGCAGGCCGACGGCACGCTGCTGCTGGGCGAGAACCTGGTCACCGGCGACGCCCGCAAGCTCACCCTGCCCCGCGGCTGCGACCTGCTGCCGGTGACCGACGACATGGCCCTCTGCCACCCGGCTCTGCAGAAGCACGAGGGCCCGGTGAAGAAGCTCTCGCTGATCGACGCGGAAAACGCATGGTTCGTCCGCGTCAACCACATCCACCAGTACGGCGTCGACCCGGCGTTGGAGGGGATCACGGTCGCCCCGGAAGGGCCGCTGCTGTTCCTGAACATCGACGCTAAGCCGGGCTCCACCGCGCTGATCTGGGAGCACACGCTCGACGAGCCGGGCAAGCCCTGCCCAAACCCCCGCGTAGTGGTGCCGCGGGAGTACGTGCCGAACGTGGTAAAGAAGCCGGTCGAGGTTGACATCCGCAGCTTCGGCGTGCGGTGCCCTCCGTGCACGGCCGAGCACCCCACCTACGGCATCATGGGACTGTTCCACGTACTCCCGCCCTCGCTGGCTTGGCTGTGGCGTTTGGTGGCGCCCCGCGGCCACGGTAACCCGTCGATCGTGGACCAGGGCGGTATGCAGAGCGAGGGCGTCGGTTCGTTCTGGCCCTTCGCCACCGGCCGCAAAGTCGACCAGGCCAACATCCTGCTCGACCAGGTCATGAGCACCAGCAGCACGCAGTTCGTGCTGATCCCGAACCAGCACATCGGCTGCTGGAAGGTCGGTTTCGCGCCGCAATGGATCGCCCGCGAGTACCTCGCCCGCCGCGGCGCCTCCCCCTTCCGCCCGGGCGACCTGAGCCCGGCGCGGTGCCCGCTGCTCGGTTTCCACAAGGAGACCCTGCAGGTTGAAGGGCAGACCATCGGCAAGTGGTTTATGGACGTCTCGCAGCAGCCGGAGGTGGGCGAGCAGGCCTACGACACCGGCGCCACAATCCTAACCGAGTTCTTCCACAGCCAGCTGCGGGAGTTCTTGGTCGACGACCTGCGGCCGCTCGGCAAGCAGATCATCGAGGCCTGCCTGGACGACGCGTCGGCCGACCAGTACGCAGCAATTGAAGGCTGA
- a CDS encoding family 43 glycosylhydrolase yields the protein MHHPTTRLSFALITVVVAASAHAGTGRIVVTRSAADGIGAEPGVMRRDPSDIIQSADRYYVWYSKGAVSSGYDATIWYATSPDGRQWTEQGQALSKGETGSWDEASVFTPNILVAQGRYWLFYTGTSRVFAKPFSPDSKIGAAVSDSPDGPWERIGSAPLVRNSDSPEAFDSHLVDDACLIVRNNKYWLYYKGRQLGKSPGQTKMGLAIADRPQGPYVKHLENPVIAGNHEVFVWPQGKGVAAMIGTTGPNEITESILYAADGVHFSKTHNVAEGPWAAGGYRPQAFSDSGAGAIPLWGIEIARRKNQLPFLQRFDLVAE from the coding sequence ATGCATCATCCAACGACACGACTGAGCTTTGCGCTGATAACGGTGGTAGTTGCCGCGTCGGCCCATGCCGGTACCGGAAGGATTGTTGTTACTCGCTCGGCTGCAGACGGCATTGGCGCGGAGCCCGGCGTGATGCGCAGAGACCCCAGCGACATCATCCAATCTGCGGATCGGTACTATGTATGGTACTCAAAGGGAGCGGTGAGCTCTGGATACGACGCAACCATCTGGTATGCGACTTCGCCTGACGGCCGCCAGTGGACCGAGCAAGGCCAGGCCCTATCGAAGGGTGAAACCGGTAGCTGGGATGAAGCAAGCGTGTTCACGCCTAACATTCTTGTCGCCCAGGGCCGATACTGGTTGTTTTACACCGGCACGTCGAGAGTGTTCGCCAAGCCCTTCAGCCCTGACTCGAAGATTGGCGCGGCGGTTTCCGACTCGCCAGACGGACCATGGGAACGTATTGGATCAGCCCCCCTCGTGCGGAACAGCGACAGCCCCGAAGCGTTCGACAGCCACCTCGTTGACGACGCATGCCTGATCGTCCGCAACAACAAGTACTGGCTGTACTACAAAGGCCGCCAACTAGGCAAGAGCCCGGGGCAGACGAAGATGGGGCTGGCGATCGCCGACCGACCCCAAGGTCCCTACGTCAAACACCTGGAGAACCCCGTTATCGCCGGCAACCATGAGGTCTTCGTCTGGCCCCAGGGGAAGGGGGTGGCGGCAATGATCGGCACGACTGGTCCGAATGAGATCACCGAGTCGATTCTGTACGCGGCAGACGGGGTTCATTTTTCTAAGACCCACAACGTGGCAGAGGGCCCATGGGCGGCGGGCGGCTACCGACCGCAAGCCTTCTCCGACAGCGGCGCCGGCGCGATCCCACTTTGGGGGATTGAGATCGCGCGTCGAAAGAACCAACTGCCGTTCCTGCAACGTTTCGACTTGGTGGCGGAGTAG